The Cystobacter fuscus DSM 2262 genome includes a region encoding these proteins:
- the dapB gene encoding 4-hydroxy-tetrahydrodipicolinate reductase, with the protein MIRTVLTGATGRMGATLSRLVREAPDLELAGATARGQAGQLAALGVPSGDDLGRVLDAARAQVVIDFTSAEASVVHARQCAERGVALVIGSTGFSPEARAEVARSAASIPVVLAPNTSVGVNVVIRMAAELARVLGDGYDVEVLEAHHRMKKDAPSGTALKLAEVLASALGRGQEDLTFARHGQIGARPKKEIGVQTLRGGDVVGEHTVFFYGEGERIELTHRATSRDQFGLGALRAARWVTGRTPGLYDMADVLGFPRAP; encoded by the coding sequence ATGATTCGCACCGTCCTCACGGGCGCCACCGGGCGCATGGGCGCCACCCTGAGCCGCCTCGTGCGCGAGGCGCCGGACCTGGAGCTGGCCGGCGCCACCGCCCGGGGTCAGGCCGGGCAACTGGCGGCGCTCGGCGTCCCCTCGGGAGATGACCTGGGCCGGGTGCTCGACGCGGCTCGGGCCCAGGTGGTCATCGACTTCACCAGCGCGGAGGCCAGCGTGGTGCATGCGCGCCAGTGCGCCGAGCGCGGCGTGGCCCTGGTCATCGGCTCCACGGGCTTCAGCCCCGAGGCCCGCGCGGAGGTGGCCCGGAGCGCGGCCTCCATCCCCGTGGTGCTCGCCCCCAACACCTCGGTGGGGGTGAACGTGGTCATCCGCATGGCCGCCGAGCTCGCCCGCGTCCTGGGCGACGGCTACGACGTGGAGGTGCTGGAGGCCCACCACCGCATGAAGAAGGACGCTCCCTCGGGCACGGCGCTGAAGCTGGCCGAGGTGCTCGCCTCGGCGCTGGGGCGCGGCCAGGAGGACCTGACCTTCGCCCGCCATGGTCAGATCGGCGCGCGGCCGAAGAAGGAGATCGGCGTCCAGACGCTGCGTGGCGGGGATGTGGTGGGCGAGCACACCGTGTTCTTCTACGGCGAGGGCGAGCGCATCGAGCTGACCCACCGGGCGACCAGCCGGGATCAGTTCGGTCTCGGGGCCCTGCGCGCCGCGCGCTGGGTGACGGGCCGGACGCCGGGGTTGTACGACATGGCCGACGTGCTCGGCTTCCCGAGGGCCCCATGA
- the dapA gene encoding 4-hydroxy-tetrahydrodipicolinate synthase, which translates to MKTFEGSMTALATPFRQGAFDEGAYRALIRQQLAGGTRGLIPMGTTGEAVTMSAEERQLAIRVAVDEAAGRAPVVAGAGSNSTSETIAGVRLARDVGADGALLVTPYYNKPTQAGLVEHYKAVARAHPGFPLVVYNVPGRTGVDLLPETVLRLCDVPEVVAIKEATGSMPRAVDLVEKCGDRLTLLSGDDFTVLPFIACGGKGVISVSSNVAPRMMADLVEAARAGRFEQARALQVRMNELHRLLFVESSPIPVKWALHVLGLFGPEVRLPLVPMTEPNARKMEAELRKLGLVQG; encoded by the coding sequence ATGAAGACTTTCGAAGGCTCGATGACCGCGCTCGCCACGCCGTTCCGGCAGGGAGCGTTCGACGAGGGAGCCTACCGGGCACTCATCCGCCAGCAGCTCGCGGGGGGCACCCGTGGGCTCATCCCCATGGGGACGACGGGCGAGGCGGTGACGATGTCCGCCGAGGAGCGTCAGCTCGCCATCCGCGTGGCGGTGGACGAGGCGGCCGGCCGGGCGCCCGTGGTGGCGGGCGCGGGCTCCAACAGCACCTCGGAGACGATCGCGGGCGTGCGGCTCGCGCGGGACGTGGGAGCGGACGGCGCGCTGCTCGTGACGCCCTACTACAACAAGCCCACGCAGGCGGGCCTGGTGGAGCACTACAAGGCCGTGGCCCGCGCCCATCCGGGCTTTCCCCTCGTCGTCTACAACGTGCCGGGCCGCACCGGCGTGGACCTGTTGCCGGAGACGGTGCTGCGGCTGTGCGACGTGCCCGAGGTGGTGGCCATCAAGGAGGCCACGGGCAGCATGCCCCGCGCGGTGGACCTGGTGGAGAAGTGCGGTGATCGGCTGACGCTGCTGTCCGGAGACGACTTCACCGTGCTGCCCTTCATCGCGTGCGGCGGCAAGGGCGTCATCTCCGTGTCCTCGAACGTGGCGCCCCGGATGATGGCGGATCTGGTGGAGGCCGCGCGCGCCGGGCGGTTCGAGCAGGCGCGGGCGCTCCAGGTGCGGATGAACGAGCTGCACCGGCTGCTCTTCGTCGAGTCCAGCCCCATCCCCGTGAAGTGGGCGCTGCACGTCCTGGGGCTGTTCGGTCCCGAGGTCCGCCTGCCGCTGGTTCCCATGACCGAGCCCAACGCCCGGAAGATGGAGGCCGAGCTGCGCAAGCTGGGCCTCGTCCAGGGCTAG
- the lysA gene encoding diaminopimelate decarboxylase, translating to MTAFTYRKRVLHAEYVPLPAIAEAVGTPTYVYSSAALRSHFRAVTESFGEHPHLVCYSVKANSTLAVLRLLAEEGSGFDIVSGGELARVKAARGEPGKTVFAGVGKTAEEMAAALAAGILFFNVESPEELELLDAVGRAQGRRAPFAIRVNPNVDARTHRYIATGLKTSKFGVPFEEAVGLYARARKMKGLEAVGLDCHIGSQITLTAPFKAALTKVGGLYQELKAQGHGLRYLDVGGGLGITYTEEKPPSTAEYARTILAAVGSTGATLVFEPGRSVVGNAGVLLTRVLFRKKTPARQFVVVDAGMNDLMRPALYDAHHGLQPLVQRRGKAVDVDVVGPVCESTDVLARQRPLVLPQQGELYAFMSAGAYGMSMASTYNSRPRPAEVMVDGSAWRVVRERERVEDLWRGESP from the coding sequence GTGACCGCCTTCACCTACCGCAAGCGCGTCCTGCACGCCGAGTACGTCCCCCTGCCCGCCATCGCCGAGGCGGTGGGGACTCCCACCTACGTCTATTCCTCCGCCGCGCTGCGCTCGCACTTCCGGGCCGTGACGGAGTCCTTCGGCGAGCACCCGCACCTGGTGTGCTACTCGGTGAAGGCCAACTCCACGCTGGCGGTGCTGCGCCTCTTGGCGGAGGAGGGCAGTGGCTTCGACATCGTCTCGGGTGGAGAGCTGGCCCGGGTGAAGGCGGCCAGGGGCGAGCCGGGCAAGACGGTGTTCGCCGGTGTGGGCAAGACGGCCGAGGAGATGGCCGCGGCGCTCGCCGCCGGCATCCTCTTCTTCAACGTGGAGAGCCCCGAGGAGCTGGAGCTGCTCGATGCGGTGGGCCGGGCCCAGGGCAGGCGCGCCCCCTTCGCCATCCGCGTCAACCCCAACGTGGACGCGCGCACCCACCGCTACATCGCCACCGGCCTGAAGACGTCCAAGTTTGGCGTCCCCTTCGAGGAGGCGGTGGGGCTCTACGCCCGTGCCCGGAAGATGAAGGGCCTGGAGGCGGTGGGTCTGGACTGCCACATCGGCTCGCAGATCACCCTGACCGCGCCCTTCAAGGCGGCGCTCACCAAGGTGGGCGGGCTCTACCAGGAGCTCAAGGCGCAAGGGCATGGGCTGCGCTACCTGGACGTGGGCGGCGGCCTGGGCATCACCTACACCGAGGAGAAGCCGCCCTCGACCGCCGAGTACGCGCGCACCATCCTCGCGGCGGTGGGGTCCACGGGCGCCACGCTCGTCTTCGAGCCCGGCCGTTCGGTGGTGGGTAATGCCGGCGTGCTGCTCACCCGCGTGCTCTTCCGCAAGAAGACGCCCGCGCGGCAGTTCGTGGTGGTGGACGCGGGGATGAACGATCTGATGCGGCCCGCGCTCTATGACGCCCACCATGGCCTCCAGCCCCTGGTGCAGCGGCGGGGCAAGGCCGTGGACGTGGACGTGGTGGGGCCGGTGTGCGAGTCCACCGACGTGCTGGCCCGGCAGCGACCGCTGGTGCTGCCCCAGCAGGGCGAGCTGTACGCCTTCATGAGCGCCGGGGCCTACGGCATGAGCATGGCTTCCACCTACAACTCACGACCCCGCCCGGCCGAGGTGATGGTTGACGGGAGTGCATGGCGGGTGGTGCGCGAGCGCGAGCGCGTCGAGGACCTCTGGCGCGGCGAGAGCCCCTGA